In Candidatus Methylomirabilota bacterium, a single window of DNA contains:
- a CDS encoding glycosyltransferase family 4 protein, giving the protein MADHEATGDAVAGSLRIAQVAPLYERVPPALYGGTERVVGYITEELVRRGHQVTLFASGDSETDAELVAPAEKALRLNPDAHDKLGPHVIELGQVAERAGEFDLIHCHMDYLAFPLGQFGPTPTVHTMHGRLDQPEQEAVFRQFSHVPLISISDAQREPLRHLGLNWLGTVYHGLPRDAYRFSRQGGRYLAFLGRLSPEKRPDLAIEVAKQVGVPLKIAAKVDEADREYFEREIEPLIRHPLVELVGEIGDDDKSEFLGGALALLFPIDWPEPFGLVMIEAMACGTPVIARPMGSVPEILESGRTGLIGDTAEELAAAVKHIDAIDRAVCRREFERRFTVERMVDDYEAIYRTL; this is encoded by the coding sequence GTGGCCGACCATGAAGCGACAGGAGACGCGGTAGCGGGCAGCCTCCGGATCGCGCAGGTGGCGCCCCTCTACGAGCGGGTGCCGCCGGCGCTGTACGGCGGGACCGAGCGGGTCGTCGGCTACATCACGGAAGAGCTGGTCCGGCGCGGCCATCAGGTGACCCTCTTCGCGAGCGGCGACTCCGAGACCGACGCGGAGCTGGTCGCCCCCGCCGAGAAAGCGCTGCGGCTGAACCCGGACGCGCACGACAAGCTGGGTCCTCATGTCATCGAGCTGGGCCAGGTCGCCGAGCGCGCCGGTGAATTCGACCTCATCCACTGTCACATGGACTATCTCGCGTTCCCCCTCGGCCAGTTCGGCCCCACGCCGACGGTCCACACCATGCACGGTCGCCTGGACCAGCCGGAGCAGGAGGCGGTCTTCCGCCAGTTCAGCCATGTTCCATTGATCTCGATCAGCGACGCGCAGCGTGAACCGCTCCGGCACCTCGGCCTGAACTGGCTCGGCACCGTCTATCACGGCCTGCCTCGAGACGCCTACAGGTTCTCGCGACAGGGAGGGCGATACCTCGCGTTTCTCGGCCGGCTCTCGCCCGAGAAGCGGCCGGATCTGGCCATCGAGGTCGCGAAGCAGGTGGGGGTTCCCCTGAAGATCGCGGCCAAGGTAGACGAGGCCGACCGCGAGTACTTCGAGCGCGAGATCGAGCCGCTCATCCGGCATCCGCTCGTCGAGCTCGTCGGCGAGATCGGAGACGACGACAAGTCCGAGTTCCTCGGGGGCGCCCTCGCCCTCCTCTTCCCCATCGACTGGCCCGAGCCCTTCGGCCTCGTCATGATCGAGGCCATGGCCTGCGGCACGCCGGTGATCGCGCGTCCGATGGGCTCCGTACCCGAGATCCTCGAGTCCGGACGCACGGGACTCATCGGCGACACCGCGGAGGAGCTGGCCGCGGCGGTCAAACATATCGACGCCATCGACCGTGCCGTCTGCCGCCGCGAGTTCGAGCGACGGTTCACAGTGGAGCGTATGGTGGACGACTATGAGGCGATCTACCGGACGCTCTGA
- a CDS encoding amylo-alpha-1,6-glucosidase, producing MRRSTGRSDRRGRRLPDDANPNVDREYHILAAAAVADQPKLVLKHDGAFLVADRRGDMPAVPEGSFGFYADDTRFLQRLELRVHGRPPILLNATLGGESWESAIDLTNPDFVEGERVTLPSRMVRISRRLTIFEKCLYQLVTLESYARERHEIALTWDFGSDFADLFEVRGHRRPARGVSQPPSVGGGEVSLSYRGRDEIVRTSRLEFDPVPARLEPASARYLIRLEPKARVEIAVSVSAITGGSLSPPPLSCAQAHARRSAVVDGLRRDTTRIASDHEGFHRWVDRARDDLHLLVTSSPDGPVPYAGIPWYVAPFGRDSLIAAMQMLPFEPEIARGTLRFLARHQARVEDEFTDQEPGKILHELRLGEMAVCREVPFIPYFGSVDATPLFVMLLADYVRWTGDLDLARELWPSVERALGWMAGFGTGEEPGYLRYERQSPRGLENQGWKDSHDAIMHASGELAPPPIALVEVQGYQFAALEGAATVAEQIERADLAARLRARAQRLRTRFEADFWKGEDGFYALALDGQGDPSRVVTSNPGHCLWTGIVAPGRADTVTQRLMRPDMFGGWGLRTLALGERLYNPMSYHNGSVWPHDTALAAVGMRRYGFLDPFLKLTTALFEAVLNFSGCRMPELFCGFAREPGHGPTRYPVACEPQAWSAGVVFHLVAGMLGLEPSAAENRLTLDRPGLPPWLRYLEVHDLRVGKSRVTLRAVQGREGAAVELLAREGDLELVVRR from the coding sequence ATGAGGCGATCTACCGGACGCTCTGACCGCCGCGGCCGTCGCCTCCCCGACGACGCCAACCCCAACGTCGACCGCGAATACCACATCCTGGCGGCGGCGGCCGTCGCGGATCAGCCGAAGCTCGTCCTCAAGCACGACGGCGCGTTCCTCGTCGCCGACCGGCGCGGCGACATGCCCGCGGTTCCCGAGGGCTCCTTCGGCTTCTACGCCGACGACACCCGATTCCTGCAGCGCCTCGAGCTCCGCGTGCACGGCCGGCCGCCGATCCTGCTCAACGCCACCCTCGGGGGCGAGAGCTGGGAAAGCGCGATCGATCTCACCAACCCAGACTTCGTGGAGGGCGAGCGCGTCACGCTGCCGAGCCGGATGGTCCGCATCTCCCGCCGGCTCACCATCTTCGAGAAGTGCCTCTACCAGCTCGTGACGCTGGAGAGCTACGCGCGCGAGCGGCACGAGATCGCCCTGACCTGGGATTTCGGCTCGGACTTCGCCGACCTCTTCGAAGTGCGCGGCCATCGCCGGCCCGCACGCGGGGTCAGCCAGCCGCCGTCGGTCGGGGGAGGGGAGGTCAGCCTGTCCTATCGCGGCCGGGACGAGATAGTCCGCACCAGCCGGCTCGAGTTCGACCCCGTTCCGGCGCGGCTGGAGCCAGCATCGGCGCGGTACCTCATCCGGCTGGAGCCGAAGGCTCGTGTAGAGATCGCGGTGAGCGTCTCAGCCATCACGGGTGGTTCGCTCAGTCCGCCCCCCCTGAGCTGCGCCCAGGCCCACGCTCGCCGGTCGGCCGTGGTCGACGGCCTGCGCCGGGACACCACCCGGATCGCCTCCGATCACGAGGGATTCCATCGCTGGGTGGACCGGGCGCGGGACGACCTCCACCTGCTCGTCACATCGTCCCCGGACGGCCCCGTGCCCTACGCGGGAATTCCGTGGTACGTGGCGCCGTTCGGCCGGGACAGCCTCATCGCCGCAATGCAGATGCTGCCGTTCGAGCCCGAGATCGCCCGCGGTACCCTGCGCTTCCTCGCGCGGCACCAAGCGCGGGTCGAGGACGAGTTCACCGACCAGGAACCGGGCAAGATCCTGCACGAGCTCCGCCTCGGCGAGATGGCCGTCTGCCGCGAAGTCCCGTTCATCCCATATTTCGGCAGCGTGGACGCCACCCCGCTCTTCGTCATGCTCCTCGCCGACTATGTGAGGTGGACCGGTGATCTCGACCTCGCACGCGAGCTCTGGCCGTCGGTGGAGCGCGCGCTCGGCTGGATGGCCGGCTTCGGGACCGGAGAGGAGCCGGGCTACCTGCGGTACGAGCGCCAGTCGCCCCGGGGGCTCGAGAATCAGGGCTGGAAGGATTCCCACGACGCGATCATGCATGCGTCGGGCGAGCTCGCCCCTCCTCCTATCGCGCTCGTCGAGGTCCAGGGTTATCAGTTCGCGGCCCTGGAGGGCGCGGCGACGGTGGCGGAGCAGATCGAGCGCGCCGACCTCGCCGCCCGTCTGCGCGCGCGCGCCCAGCGGCTCCGGACACGCTTCGAGGCGGACTTCTGGAAGGGGGAGGACGGGTTTTACGCCCTCGCCCTCGACGGGCAGGGCGATCCGAGCCGCGTCGTCACGTCCAATCCCGGCCATTGCCTCTGGACCGGTATCGTGGCGCCGGGGCGCGCCGACACCGTGACGCAACGCCTGATGAGGCCCGACATGTTCGGCGGCTGGGGCCTGCGCACCCTCGCCCTCGGCGAGCGGCTCTACAACCCGATGAGCTACCACAACGGCTCGGTGTGGCCGCACGACACCGCTCTCGCCGCGGTCGGGATGCGGCGGTACGGATTCCTCGATCCGTTCCTCAAGCTCACCACCGCCCTGTTCGAGGCCGTCCTCAACTTCTCCGGCTGCCGCATGCCCGAGCTCTTCTGCGGGTTCGCCCGCGAGCCCGGCCACGGTCCCACGCGGTATCCCGTTGCGTGCGAGCCGCAGGCGTGGTCGGCGGGGGTCGTCTTTCACCTCGTCGCGGGGATGCTGGGGCTCGAGCCATCCGCCGCTGAGAATCGTCTCACCCTCGATCGGCCGGGGCTCCCGCCCTGGCTCAGGTACCTCGAGGTGCATGACCTGCGGGTGGGCAAGTCACGCGTGACCCTCCGGGCCGTTCAGGGCCGCGAGGGCGCCGCCGTCGAGCTGCTCGCGCGCGAGGGCGACCTGGAGCTGGTCGTCCGCCGCTAG
- a CDS encoding DUF72 domain-containing protein, producing MTAAAVRFLVGTSGYNYPEWKGAFYPPDLAASKMLPFYAERFPTVEINYTFYRLPNSKTVNGWTAATPDGFTFALKASQRITHFQRLRDVEEPVRFFCNMARLLGPKLGPLLFQLPPNFRRDSARLEGVLELIPADLRAAFEFRHATWFDEEIYGLLRKRNVALCIVDHDDGPTPAVATADWGYFRLRAVNYAPEDLGRWGRTIRDLFGAQGAFVYFKHEDGATGPPLARKLTELLAAP from the coding sequence ATGACGGCGGCGGCCGTGCGCTTCCTCGTGGGCACCTCGGGTTACAACTATCCCGAGTGGAAGGGCGCGTTCTATCCACCCGACCTCGCCGCGAGCAAGATGCTGCCCTTCTACGCGGAGCGCTTTCCCACCGTCGAGATCAACTACACATTCTACCGGTTGCCGAACTCGAAGACGGTGAACGGCTGGACGGCGGCCACGCCCGACGGCTTCACGTTCGCGCTGAAGGCCTCTCAGCGCATCACCCACTTCCAGCGCCTGCGCGACGTCGAGGAGCCTGTTCGCTTCTTCTGCAACATGGCACGCCTGCTCGGGCCGAAGCTCGGGCCGCTGCTCTTCCAGCTCCCGCCGAATTTCCGGCGCGACTCCGCGCGGCTGGAGGGCGTGCTCGAGCTGATCCCGGCGGATCTGCGTGCCGCGTTCGAGTTCCGTCACGCGACCTGGTTCGACGAGGAAATCTACGGGCTCCTGCGGAAGCGGAACGTCGCCCTCTGCATCGTGGATCACGACGACGGCCCGACGCCCGCGGTGGCGACGGCTGACTGGGGCTACTTCCGTCTCCGCGCGGTGAACTATGCCCCGGAAGACCTCGGCCGCTGGGGGCGAACCATCCGCGATCTCTTCGGCGCCCAGGGCGCCTTCGTCTACTTCAAGCACGAAGACGGCGCCACCGGCCCGCCCCTGGCCCGCAAGCTCACCGAGCTGCTCGCCGCGCCCTAG
- the ligD gene encoding DNA ligase D — translation MSTPSRELDAYRAKRDPARTPEPFGGRRAAGSRLFVIQKHAARRLHYDLRLEMDGVLKSWAVPKGPSTRHGEKRLAVHVEDHPVEYGDFEGAIPADNYGAGSVIVWDQGWYRLVKGDDPLRELARGKIEFELFGLKLRGRWTLARMGGSRAGAEGKDWLLLKAPDAYADGDEPVERAPESIFSGLTVEEIGHEAEKRRALDALLASLDAPVGEVSARRQGLMLATLVEAPPSGKGWLHEIKYDGIRVLAERADDAVTLYGRSGDTITTRYPEIARALRALPVPRFVIDGEIVALAEDGRPSFQRLQARMHLTRTDDIDAARAAVPVTGFFFDCLAADGRDLRRLPLRDRKRCLALLVPARGVVRYCEHVEENAGAFLEAVDELGLEGIVVKRGESRYVGGRSREWLKVKCQRRGDFVVGGFTAPQGSRSHFGALHLGLYDDGRLVYVSKVGTGFDEARLADIAGRLAPLIRPTSPFATGTPTGRGHRWVEPRLVAEVRYTDWTTDGGIRHPAFLRLRDDRRPEDCQREHPPRVAPAEPAPVAASAPGKPSAKDEQRAPTRTAPQMVTITNPKKVFWPAEGYTKADLVAYYEAVAPQLLPYLRDRPLVLTRYPDGITGKSFFQKDAPDFAPDWIRTERIYSEDTQRDIHYFVVDDIESLRYVANMGTIPLHFWGARVGQLDRPDWFNLDLDPKGAPFTDVVAVARMLKGLLDRLELPSHIKTSGATGLHILVPLGARYTHEEARTFARLLATLGVEAAGGIATIARPIHARGGKVYIDFGQNGHGRTIVAPYSVRPLPGAPVSCPLRWDEVTPKLDPARFTIKTAPARFAKMRDPLAPILTHPGIDLAEALARLERDAPSRG, via the coding sequence ATGAGCACGCCCTCGCGCGAGCTCGACGCGTATCGCGCGAAGCGCGATCCCGCGCGCACGCCCGAGCCGTTCGGCGGCCGGCGCGCCGCGGGCAGCCGGCTCTTCGTGATCCAGAAGCACGCCGCTCGGCGCCTTCACTACGACCTTCGGCTCGAGATGGACGGCGTGCTCAAGAGCTGGGCGGTGCCGAAGGGCCCGTCGACGCGGCACGGGGAGAAGCGCCTGGCCGTGCACGTCGAGGATCACCCGGTGGAGTACGGCGATTTCGAAGGCGCGATCCCCGCCGACAACTACGGTGCCGGCTCGGTGATCGTGTGGGATCAGGGATGGTATCGCCTGGTCAAGGGCGACGATCCGCTGCGCGAGCTCGCGCGCGGAAAGATCGAATTCGAGCTCTTCGGCCTCAAGCTGCGCGGGCGCTGGACGCTCGCGCGCATGGGCGGGAGTCGCGCGGGCGCCGAGGGCAAGGACTGGCTCTTGCTGAAGGCGCCCGACGCGTACGCCGACGGTGACGAGCCGGTCGAGCGCGCCCCCGAGTCCATCTTCTCCGGGCTCACCGTGGAAGAGATCGGCCACGAGGCGGAGAAGCGCCGCGCCCTCGACGCGCTGCTCGCCTCGCTGGATGCGCCCGTCGGCGAGGTCTCGGCGCGCCGGCAAGGCCTGATGCTGGCGACGCTGGTGGAGGCGCCGCCTTCCGGGAAGGGCTGGCTCCACGAGATCAAGTACGACGGCATCCGCGTGCTCGCCGAGCGCGCGGACGACGCGGTCACCCTCTATGGCCGGAGCGGCGACACCATCACCACGCGCTACCCCGAGATCGCGCGTGCGCTCCGCGCGCTGCCGGTGCCCCGCTTCGTGATCGACGGCGAGATCGTGGCCCTGGCCGAGGACGGCCGGCCGAGCTTTCAGCGGCTGCAGGCGCGCATGCACCTCACGCGCACCGACGACATCGACGCGGCCCGCGCCGCGGTGCCGGTGACCGGCTTCTTCTTCGACTGCCTCGCCGCGGACGGGCGGGACCTGCGGCGCCTGCCGCTCCGCGATCGCAAGCGATGCCTCGCGCTGCTGGTGCCGGCCCGGGGGGTGGTGCGCTACTGCGAGCACGTGGAGGAGAACGCGGGCGCCTTCCTGGAGGCGGTGGACGAGCTCGGGCTCGAGGGCATTGTCGTCAAGCGCGGGGAGAGCCGCTACGTGGGCGGGCGCTCGCGCGAGTGGCTCAAGGTGAAGTGCCAGCGCCGCGGTGACTTCGTGGTCGGCGGCTTCACCGCGCCCCAGGGCTCGCGGAGCCACTTCGGGGCCTTGCACCTCGGCCTCTACGACGACGGGCGGCTCGTCTACGTCTCCAAGGTCGGAACAGGCTTCGACGAGGCTCGTCTCGCCGACATCGCCGGACGCCTCGCGCCGCTGATCCGGCCGACCTCGCCCTTCGCCACAGGCACGCCGACGGGACGCGGCCATCGCTGGGTCGAGCCTCGTCTGGTCGCGGAGGTGCGCTACACGGACTGGACGACCGACGGCGGCATCCGCCATCCGGCCTTCCTGCGGCTGCGCGATGACCGTCGGCCCGAGGACTGCCAGCGCGAGCACCCGCCCCGCGTCGCGCCCGCGGAGCCCGCACCGGTCGCGGCATCCGCGCCGGGCAAGCCATCCGCGAAGGACGAGCAGAGGGCGCCGACCCGGACGGCCCCCCAGATGGTGACCATCACGAATCCGAAGAAAGTGTTCTGGCCGGCGGAGGGCTATACCAAGGCCGACCTGGTCGCGTACTACGAGGCGGTGGCGCCGCAGCTCCTACCCTATCTCCGCGATCGTCCCCTGGTCCTCACCCGTTATCCCGACGGGATCACCGGCAAGTCCTTCTTCCAGAAGGACGCGCCCGATTTCGCGCCCGACTGGATCCGCACAGAGCGGATCTACTCGGAGGACACGCAGCGCGACATCCACTACTTCGTGGTGGACGACATCGAGTCGCTGCGCTACGTGGCGAACATGGGGACCATTCCACTCCACTTCTGGGGCGCGCGCGTCGGGCAGCTCGACCGGCCGGACTGGTTCAACCTCGACCTCGATCCCAAGGGCGCGCCGTTCACCGACGTGGTGGCGGTGGCGCGCATGCTGAAGGGGCTCCTCGATCGGCTGGAGCTGCCGAGCCACATCAAGACCTCGGGGGCGACGGGGCTGCACATCCTGGTGCCGCTGGGCGCCCGCTACACCCACGAGGAGGCGCGCACGTTCGCCCGGCTCCTCGCCACCCTCGGGGTGGAGGCGGCGGGCGGCATCGCGACCATCGCGCGCCCCATCCATGCCCGCGGCGGGAAGGTGTACATCGATTTCGGCCAGAACGGCCATGGCCGCACCATCGTGGCGCCGTACTCGGTCCGGCCGCTCCCCGGCGCCCCGGTGTCATGTCCGCTACGCTGGGACGAGGTCACGCCGAAGCTCGACCCGGCGCGCTTCACCATCAAGACGGCGCCGGCGCGCTTCGCAAAAATGCGCGATCCGCTCGCCCCCATCCTCACGCACCCCGGCATCGATCTCGCCGAGGCGCTCGCCCGGCTCGAGCGCGACGCTCCCTCGCGCGGCTAG
- a CDS encoding Ku protein — protein MPPHSLGSGTISFGLVSIPVKLYSAAVSQNVAFNMLHAKCGSRIKQQTFCPVDQTTVERNELVRGYEFAKDQYVRVTDEELKSLEGEDSKVIDIAEFVPLDQVDPIYFEKTYYLGPDKGGDKAYRLLAETMAKTDRVAVARYIMRGKESLVLIRPAQDGLMLHTMYFADEVRDFGEIEKGKSAKIAEREGELARKLVDELSTDEFKPDQYKDEYRERVLEMVNKKVEGKEVTLAASEAPRSQVIDLMDALKESLAKRAAGVPRKPPVKVVEKGARPAAAPPAARKAQGGKK, from the coding sequence ATGCCGCCGCATTCGCTCGGGTCGGGCACCATCTCCTTCGGACTGGTCTCCATCCCGGTGAAGCTCTACTCCGCCGCGGTGTCGCAGAACGTGGCCTTCAACATGCTCCACGCCAAGTGCGGCTCGCGCATCAAGCAGCAGACGTTCTGCCCCGTCGACCAGACCACGGTGGAGCGCAACGAGCTCGTGCGCGGCTACGAGTTCGCCAAGGACCAGTACGTGCGGGTGACCGACGAAGAGCTCAAGTCGCTCGAGGGCGAGGACTCCAAGGTCATCGACATCGCGGAGTTCGTGCCACTCGATCAGGTGGACCCGATCTACTTCGAGAAGACGTACTACCTCGGCCCCGACAAGGGCGGCGACAAGGCGTATCGCCTCCTCGCCGAGACCATGGCCAAGACCGATCGCGTGGCGGTGGCGCGCTACATCATGCGCGGCAAGGAGAGCCTGGTCCTGATCCGGCCCGCCCAGGACGGCCTCATGCTCCACACCATGTACTTCGCCGACGAGGTGCGTGACTTCGGCGAGATCGAGAAGGGCAAGTCCGCAAAGATCGCCGAGCGCGAGGGCGAGCTCGCCCGCAAGCTCGTCGACGAGCTGTCCACGGACGAGTTCAAGCCGGACCAGTACAAGGACGAGTACCGCGAGCGCGTGCTCGAGATGGTGAACAAGAAGGTCGAGGGCAAGGAGGTCACGCTCGCTGCCTCCGAAGCCCCGCGCAGCCAGGTCATCGACCTGATGGACGCGCTCAAGGAAAGCCTCGCCAAGCGCGCCGCCGGCGTCCCCCGCAAGCCCCCCGTCAAGGTCGTCGAGAAGGGCGCGCGCCCCGCCGCCGCGCCCCCAGCCGCCCGCAAGGCCCAGGGCGGCAAGAAGTAG
- a CDS encoding nitronate monooxygenase: MLKTRLTELFGLSHPIALAALAGGATDGRLAAAVNAAGGLGLFGAIHPAGPDWAREQIRFARSHTNGRFGVGFITEQIPRHEASFRVCVEERIPIFAFSFGDPTPYVAQAKAIGAKVICQVQTPDGACLALSLGADVLVAQGHEAGGHTGRLGTLPFLVQVLDMAGRTPVIASGGIATGRALAAVLAAGGEGAWIGTPLLTTHEAVGVSEAYKKCIVESDGQDTVYTEVYDIMYELKFPAGIAGRARINRITREWHGREAEVRQRRAELAAQHPPRLAAERDPDVHPIGMGQSAGSIQGIRTVAEVIQGICDGAERLLRERATTVLG, translated from the coding sequence ATGCTGAAGACCCGACTCACCGAACTGTTCGGACTTTCACACCCCATCGCGTTGGCGGCGCTCGCCGGGGGCGCCACCGATGGGCGCCTCGCCGCCGCGGTGAATGCCGCCGGAGGCCTCGGCCTCTTCGGCGCTATCCATCCCGCCGGCCCCGACTGGGCTCGTGAGCAAATCCGGTTCGCCCGGTCTCACACCAACGGGCGATTCGGCGTGGGCTTCATCACTGAACAGATTCCCCGACACGAGGCGAGTTTTCGCGTCTGTGTCGAGGAGCGCATACCGATCTTCGCATTCTCGTTCGGCGACCCCACTCCGTACGTCGCTCAGGCCAAGGCCATCGGGGCCAAGGTGATCTGCCAGGTGCAGACGCCGGACGGAGCCTGCTTGGCGCTGTCCCTGGGCGCCGACGTCCTGGTGGCCCAGGGCCATGAGGCCGGAGGCCACACGGGGCGGCTGGGCACCCTTCCCTTCCTGGTCCAGGTCCTCGACATGGCGGGCCGCACGCCCGTGATCGCCTCCGGTGGCATCGCCACTGGCCGCGCGCTCGCCGCCGTGCTCGCGGCCGGTGGCGAAGGGGCATGGATCGGCACGCCGCTCCTGACCACTCACGAGGCCGTCGGGGTCTCGGAGGCATACAAGAAGTGCATCGTCGAAAGCGACGGGCAGGACACTGTGTACACCGAGGTCTACGACATCATGTACGAGTTGAAGTTCCCCGCGGGGATCGCGGGCCGGGCCCGCATCAACCGCATCACGCGCGAATGGCATGGCCGCGAGGCCGAGGTGCGCCAGCGCCGGGCGGAGCTGGCCGCGCAGCATCCTCCGCGTCTGGCCGCCGAGCGCGATCCCGACGTGCATCCCATCGGGATGGGGCAGTCGGCGGGATCCATTCAGGGCATTCGAACCGTCGCCGAGGTGATCCAGGGCATCTGCGACGGCGCGGAACGACTCCTGCGTGAGCGCGCGACGACGGTTCTCGGCTAG